Proteins from a genomic interval of Oceanispirochaeta crateris:
- a CDS encoding aldo/keto reductase codes for MSKTTKTFSIAPDGVDPAKVPTRELWTGKKIPAIGLGTFGSDRFNMQDIADAVLGAIEVGFRHIDCASVYGNEDLIGNSLKIAMDGGIKREELWITSKVWNDKHDDVINSCKKSLKDLQLDYLDLYLIHWPFPNFHAPGCDVDSRSPDAKPYIHENYMKTWRQMEKLVEMGLVKHIGTSNMTIPKLKLVLRDAKIKPACNEMELHPHFQQQELFDYVRENNIVPIGFCPIGSPNRPDRDKTDKDTVDIEDPVVKKIAARLGVHPAVVCLKWAVQRGQIPIPFSVHRDKYLSNLKLTVENLLSEEDMAELSKIDKNCRLIKGHVFLWKDGQTWEDLWDMSGEITPP; via the coding sequence ATGTCAAAAACTACAAAAACTTTCTCAATAGCCCCAGATGGTGTAGACCCCGCCAAGGTCCCCACTAGGGAACTCTGGACCGGCAAGAAGATTCCGGCCATTGGCCTTGGAACCTTTGGATCCGATCGTTTTAACATGCAGGATATAGCCGATGCTGTTCTAGGAGCCATTGAAGTAGGATTCAGACACATAGACTGCGCTTCAGTGTATGGAAATGAAGACCTTATAGGAAATTCACTAAAAATAGCCATGGATGGGGGGATCAAAAGAGAAGAGCTCTGGATCACTTCCAAGGTTTGGAACGATAAGCATGATGATGTCATCAATTCCTGTAAAAAGTCTCTAAAAGATCTGCAGCTGGATTATCTTGACCTCTACCTTATCCATTGGCCCTTTCCTAATTTTCATGCTCCAGGATGTGATGTCGATTCAAGAAGCCCCGATGCAAAGCCCTACATCCATGAAAACTACATGAAAACCTGGAGACAGATGGAAAAACTGGTTGAAATGGGACTTGTCAAACACATCGGAACGTCCAATATGACAATTCCTAAACTCAAACTGGTCTTAAGAGATGCAAAAATCAAGCCTGCCTGCAATGAAATGGAGCTCCATCCACACTTTCAACAACAGGAGTTATTTGACTATGTAAGAGAAAACAATATTGTTCCTATCGGGTTCTGCCCTATTGGATCACCCAACAGACCAGACAGAGACAAGACGGATAAGGACACTGTGGATATTGAAGACCCTGTTGTCAAGAAGATCGCGGCCCGTCTGGGAGTTCATCCTGCCGTAGTCTGCCTGAAGTGGGCAGTCCAAAGAGGACAGATTCCAATCCCATTTTCAGTCCATAGGGATAAATATCTGAGCAATTTGAAACTCACTGTTGAAAATCTCCTCAGCGAGGAGGACATGGCGGAACTCTCCAAAATTGATAAGAACTGCCGCCTCATCAAAGGACATGTATTTCTCTGGAAAGATGGCCAGACCTGGGAAGACCTCTGGGACATGAGTGGGGAAATTACCCCTCCCTAG